In Halapricum desulfuricans, a single window of DNA contains:
- a CDS encoding GTPBP1 family GTP-binding protein, which produces MSPDRAPLERALERGEQEGGSVEFKERLSEDLHATEGRFESLAAQLRHRVLSGDGEATYVVGVTDDGGLAGIEPETFSESMDVLSLLADEAGAHIADVQTWSVERGGIVGVATIREGTRLADDEHIVVGTAGHVDHGKSTLVGSLVTGQADDGQGSTRSYLDVRPHEIERGLSADLSYGVYGFDEDGPVRMDNPDRKSDRARVVEEADRLVSFVDTVGHEPWLRTTIRGIVGQKLDYGLLTVAADDGPTRTTREHLGILLATELPTMVAITKVDLVDDDRVAEVEREVERLLRDAEKTPLPVARHGVDAAVEEISETVVPVLRTSAVDGTGLETLDEVFERLPKTETAADGDFEMYIDRTYKVSGVGAVASGTIRSGRVEAGDELLLGPMADGTFREVEVRSIEMHYHRVDEAEAGRIVGIALKGVREADVERGMVLLPREADPTPVREFEAEVMVLNHPTRIGDGYEPVVHLETVSEAAAFYPEGGQLLPGDTGRARVRFKFRPYCVEEGQRFVFREGRSKGVGTVTDITGPE; this is translated from the coding sequence ATGAGCCCGGACCGGGCCCCCCTCGAACGCGCGCTCGAACGCGGCGAGCAGGAAGGGGGCAGCGTCGAGTTCAAGGAGCGACTCAGCGAGGACCTCCACGCGACGGAGGGGCGATTCGAGAGCCTGGCGGCGCAGCTGCGCCACCGCGTGCTGAGCGGTGACGGCGAGGCGACCTACGTCGTCGGCGTCACTGACGACGGCGGCCTCGCCGGTATCGAACCCGAGACGTTCTCCGAGTCGATGGACGTCCTCTCGCTTCTGGCCGACGAGGCCGGCGCACACATCGCGGACGTCCAGACATGGAGCGTCGAGCGCGGCGGCATCGTCGGCGTCGCCACGATCCGGGAGGGGACGCGACTGGCCGACGACGAGCACATCGTCGTCGGGACCGCGGGCCACGTCGACCACGGCAAGTCCACATTGGTCGGATCGCTTGTGACCGGCCAGGCCGACGACGGGCAGGGCAGTACCCGGTCGTATCTCGACGTTCGTCCCCACGAGATCGAGCGGGGCCTCTCGGCGGACCTCTCCTATGGCGTCTACGGCTTCGACGAGGACGGGCCGGTCCGGATGGACAACCCCGACCGCAAGTCGGATCGAGCGCGCGTGGTCGAGGAGGCCGATCGACTCGTCTCGTTCGTCGACACCGTCGGCCACGAGCCGTGGCTGCGAACGACCATCCGCGGGATCGTCGGCCAGAAGCTCGACTACGGCCTGCTGACGGTCGCGGCCGACGACGGCCCCACGCGGACGACCCGTGAGCATCTCGGCATCCTGCTGGCGACCGAACTCCCGACGATGGTCGCGATTACTAAGGTCGATCTCGTCGACGACGACCGCGTCGCCGAGGTCGAACGCGAGGTCGAGCGACTGCTCCGGGACGCCGAGAAGACGCCGCTGCCGGTCGCCCGCCACGGGGTCGATGCAGCGGTCGAAGAGATCTCCGAGACGGTCGTTCCGGTCCTGCGGACCTCGGCCGTCGACGGCACCGGGCTGGAGACGCTCGACGAGGTGTTCGAGCGCCTCCCGAAGACCGAGACCGCCGCTGACGGCGACTTCGAGATGTACATCGACCGAACCTACAAGGTCAGCGGCGTCGGCGCGGTCGCCTCGGGGACGATCCGTTCAGGTCGTGTCGAAGCCGGCGACGAGCTCCTGCTGGGACCGATGGCCGACGGCACTTTTCGGGAAGTCGAGGTCCGCTCGATCGAGATGCATTACCACCGCGTCGACGAGGCCGAGGCCGGCCGTATCGTCGGGATCGCGCTCAAGGGCGTCCGCGAGGCCGACGTCGAGCGCGGGATGGTCCTGTTGCCCCGCGAGGCCGATCCGACGCCGGTTCGGGAGTTCGAGGCCGAAGTGATGGTCCTGAATCACCCGACGCGGATCGGCGACGGCTACGAGCCGGTCGTCCACCTCGAGACCGTCAGCGAGGCGGCCGCGTTCTACCCCGAGGGCGGGCAGCTGCTACCCGGCGACACCGGCCGCGCGCGGGTTCGGTTCAAGTTCCGACCGTACTGCGTCGAGGAAGGACAGCGGTTCGTCTTCCGAGAGGGGCGTTCGAAAGGCGTCGGAACGGTCACGGACATCACTGGCCCGGAGTAG
- a CDS encoding type 1 glutamine amidotransferase, whose amino-acid sequence MVEFALLDASVGETPVRRNFRRELQGEVTVFEVSEGELPPEPGPFPFDSAIISGSQCSAYDDRAWIADVEDWARTAHEAGIPMLGVCWGHQLLAEALGGRVKAMGERELGYRTVRRAGASQLFNGVSRTFTAFETHTDAVVELPGDARVIARNDAALQGFQLGRTYGVQFHPEYDLDSARWVIEGKDISDEQKHAALETVTEDNHAAAAQARLVFENFRRVVAGERVCRIDPATPGQ is encoded by the coding sequence ATGGTCGAATTCGCGCTGCTCGACGCCTCGGTCGGGGAGACGCCCGTGCGACGCAACTTCCGGCGGGAACTGCAGGGCGAGGTGACGGTTTTCGAGGTCAGCGAGGGGGAACTACCGCCCGAGCCCGGCCCCTTCCCTTTCGACAGCGCGATCATCAGCGGCTCGCAGTGTTCGGCCTACGACGACCGCGCGTGGATCGCCGACGTCGAAGACTGGGCGCGAACGGCCCACGAGGCCGGGATCCCGATGCTCGGGGTCTGCTGGGGCCACCAGCTGCTCGCGGAAGCGCTGGGCGGTCGCGTCAAGGCAATGGGCGAGCGCGAACTCGGCTACCGGACGGTCCGGCGCGCCGGCGCGTCTCAGCTGTTCAACGGCGTCTCACGGACGTTCACCGCCTTCGAGACCCATACCGACGCCGTCGTCGAACTCCCCGGCGACGCACGCGTGATCGCGCGCAACGACGCGGCGCTACAGGGGTTCCAGCTCGGGCGCACCTACGGCGTCCAGTTCCATCCCGAATACGACCTCGATTCCGCCCGGTGGGTCATCGAAGGGAAGGATATCTCCGACGAGCAAAAGCACGCGGCACTCGAGACTGTCACGGAGGACAACCACGCCGCGGCCGCACAGGCGCGGCTCGTCTTCGAGAACTTCCGGCGCGTCGTCGCCGGCGAGCGGGTCTGCCGGATCGATCCGGCTACTCCGGGCCAGTGA
- a CDS encoding protein translocase SEC61 complex subunit gamma has protein sequence MHVPTELSSYIRVLKLASTPSWNEFSQVAKIAGAGILLVGFLGFLIFAFMSFVPGGP, from the coding sequence ATGCACGTCCCGACAGAGCTATCGTCATACATTCGCGTACTCAAGCTGGCGAGTACGCCCTCCTGGAACGAGTTCTCGCAGGTGGCCAAGATCGCCGGGGCCGGGATCCTCCTGGTCGGCTTTCTCGGTTTCTTGATCTTCGCGTTCATGTCGTTCGTCCCGGGTGGTCCGTGA
- a CDS encoding transcription elongation factor Spt5: MGIYAVKTTASQERTVADMIISREEEEIHAALAPDSLTSYVMVEADDISVFDRILDEIPHANGVVQGESSIAEVEHFLSPKPDVEGIAEGDIVELIAGPFKGEKAQVQRIDEGKDQVTVELYEATVPIPVTVRGDQIRVLDSEER, translated from the coding sequence ATGGGAATCTACGCTGTCAAGACCACGGCAAGCCAGGAACGCACCGTCGCGGACATGATCATCAGCCGCGAGGAGGAGGAAATCCACGCCGCGCTCGCGCCCGACTCGCTGACGAGCTACGTGATGGTCGAAGCCGACGACATCTCGGTCTTCGATCGGATCCTCGACGAGATCCCCCACGCCAACGGGGTCGTTCAGGGCGAGTCCTCTATCGCGGAAGTCGAGCACTTCCTCTCGCCCAAACCCGACGTCGAGGGGATCGCCGAAGGCGACATCGTCGAACTCATCGCCGGCCCGTTCAAAGGCGAGAAAGCACAGGTCCAGCGCATCGACGAGGGCAAAGACCAGGTGACCGTCGAACTGTACGAGGCGACGGTCCCGATCCCCGTGACGGTGCGGGGCGACCAGATCCGCGTGCTCGACTCCGAAGAACGATAG
- a CDS encoding DUF7524 family protein — protein MTDTLPVHVNRGQLHGLEVPNEVEVSGSFDVVLQNHGESVHVHLHLDDALSDIATLAANNHHVASDSSRRVTVDVSGSGPARGKLKVVTAYGATTRYVDVVLTEPENERRDVTVDESLSKPQPQAVSAHSGTTDPGASDFPLRPEMAVLGLGGVALAIAAVAALVLDNTVVLLGSFVVLAGVLVAVYQLIR, from the coding sequence GTGACAGATACGTTGCCGGTCCACGTCAACCGGGGTCAGTTACACGGACTTGAGGTCCCGAACGAGGTCGAGGTGAGTGGATCGTTCGACGTGGTCCTGCAGAACCACGGGGAGTCGGTCCACGTTCACCTGCATCTGGACGACGCGCTCTCCGATATCGCGACGCTGGCGGCGAACAACCACCACGTCGCAAGTGACTCGTCGCGGCGTGTCACCGTCGACGTGTCGGGATCCGGACCAGCCCGTGGAAAACTCAAGGTCGTTACTGCCTACGGTGCGACGACTCGGTACGTAGACGTCGTCCTCACCGAACCCGAAAACGAACGGCGGGACGTCACCGTCGACGAGTCGCTTTCGAAACCACAGCCGCAGGCAGTGTCCGCCCACTCGGGGACGACCGATCCGGGCGCGTCAGATTTCCCCCTCCGTCCCGAGATGGCTGTCCTCGGACTCGGTGGCGTCGCGCTGGCGATCGCCGCCGTCGCCGCGCTCGTGCTTGACAACACCGTCGTCTTGCTGGGTTCATTCGTCGTTCTCGCTGGTGTCCTCGTCGCTGTCTATCAACTCATACGGTAG
- a CDS encoding phytoene/squalene synthase family protein produces MLDDNITTSKEIHRQTGKTFYYATRLLPERIRKPTYVLYGFFRIADEVVDQADGLPPEAQYERLESFRAKALGEEPADDDVLSAFQSLHERTSIRDADVNTFIDAMEQDIERDRYETYEDLEAYMRGSAVAVGNMMLDVMDPEQKETARPHAASLAEAFQLSNFLRDVGEDISEYGRIYLPLETLEQFGASEEDIVQRRATESLKAAMRAEMARTERLYRDGVAGIRYLPDDCQFAVLLAAVLYADHHRKIRQVDFDTIGRDANLSRARKLYLIAKTWWHWRKHRDPETTFYAVSAIPEDASMRGPHPESVAENVMPATHD; encoded by the coding sequence ATGTTAGACGACAATATCACCACGAGCAAGGAAATCCACAGGCAGACCGGCAAGACGTTCTACTATGCCACGCGGTTGCTCCCCGAGCGCATTCGCAAACCCACCTATGTCCTCTATGGGTTCTTTCGGATCGCTGATGAGGTCGTCGATCAGGCAGACGGTCTCCCGCCAGAAGCGCAGTACGAACGGCTCGAATCGTTCCGTGCGAAGGCACTGGGCGAAGAGCCTGCCGACGACGACGTCCTGTCGGCGTTTCAGTCGCTGCACGAACGGACCTCGATCCGGGACGCGGACGTGAACACCTTCATCGACGCGATGGAGCAGGACATCGAGCGGGACCGCTACGAGACCTACGAGGACCTCGAGGCGTACATGCGCGGATCGGCCGTCGCCGTCGGAAACATGATGCTGGACGTGATGGATCCCGAACAGAAGGAGACGGCACGACCACACGCGGCGTCGCTGGCAGAGGCGTTCCAGCTGTCGAACTTCCTGCGTGACGTCGGCGAAGACATCTCCGAATACGGTCGAATCTATCTCCCGCTGGAGACGCTCGAACAGTTCGGGGCCAGCGAGGAGGACATTGTCCAGCGCCGGGCCACTGAATCGCTCAAGGCCGCGATGCGTGCCGAGATGGCCCGAACGGAGCGCCTCTACCGCGACGGCGTCGCCGGGATCCGCTATCTCCCTGACGACTGTCAGTTCGCGGTGTTGCTCGCTGCCGTCCTCTATGCCGACCACCACCGGAAGATCCGTCAGGTCGATTTCGACACGATCGGTCGGGACGCGAACTTGAGTCGGGCCCGCAAGCTCTATCTGATAGCCAAGACCTGGTGGCACTGGCGGAAACACCGGGACCCGGAGACGACGTTCTACGCCGTCAGCGCGATACCGGAAGACGCTTCGATGCGAGGGCCCCATCCCGAATCGGTGGCCGAGAACGTGATGCCGGCGACCCACGACTGA
- a CDS encoding Glu/Leu/Phe/Val family dehydrogenase, with translation MVDEVNPFESLQEQIDDAAEYLDADEGMIDRLKQPERVLETTLSVEMDDGSIETFRAYRSEFNGDRGPYKGGIRYHPGVNRAEVKALSGWMVYKCAAVDIPYGGGKGGIEIDPSEYSESELERITRTFATELRPLIGEDKDIPAPDVNTGQREMDWIKDTYETLEDTTEPGVVTGKSLDNGGSKGRVEATGRSVSITAREAFEYLDRDISEATVAVQGYGNAGSIGARLIEDQGADVVAVSDSSGAVYDPDGLDARAVKEHKSETGSVVGYEGASRQLTNEELLTLDVDILVPAALENAIDADLAEDVSADVIIEAANGPLTPDADDVLADRDVYVVPDILANAGGVTVSYFEWVQNRQRFGWTEQRVNEELERLVTDAFDAMTTAYEERGTPNFRTAMYTVSIQRVLDAAEKSGLFP, from the coding sequence ATGGTGGACGAAGTAAACCCATTCGAGAGTTTACAGGAGCAGATCGACGACGCGGCCGAATACCTCGACGCCGACGAGGGGATGATCGATCGGCTCAAACAGCCCGAACGCGTGCTCGAGACGACGCTGTCGGTCGAGATGGACGACGGGTCGATCGAGACGTTCCGCGCCTATCGCTCGGAGTTCAACGGCGACCGCGGCCCATACAAGGGCGGGATCCGGTATCACCCGGGCGTCAACCGCGCGGAAGTGAAGGCGCTCTCGGGCTGGATGGTGTACAAGTGCGCGGCAGTCGACATCCCCTACGGCGGCGGCAAGGGCGGTATCGAGATCGACCCCTCCGAGTACAGCGAGTCCGAACTCGAACGGATCACCCGGACGTTCGCGACGGAACTGCGACCGCTGATCGGCGAGGACAAGGACATCCCCGCTCCCGACGTCAACACCGGCCAGCGGGAGATGGACTGGATCAAGGACACCTACGAGACCCTGGAGGACACGACCGAACCCGGCGTCGTCACCGGGAAGTCGCTGGACAACGGCGGCAGCAAGGGTCGCGTCGAGGCGACGGGCCGGTCGGTCAGTATCACCGCCCGGGAAGCGTTCGAGTACCTCGATCGGGACATCTCCGAGGCGACCGTCGCGGTGCAGGGCTACGGCAACGCCGGTTCGATCGGTGCGCGACTGATCGAGGACCAGGGCGCGGACGTCGTCGCAGTCAGCGACTCCAGCGGTGCGGTCTACGATCCCGACGGGCTCGACGCTCGCGCGGTCAAAGAGCACAAGTCCGAGACGGGCAGCGTCGTCGGCTACGAGGGTGCGAGCCGGCAGCTGACCAACGAGGAACTGCTGACGCTGGACGTCGACATCCTCGTGCCCGCGGCACTGGAGAACGCCATCGACGCCGACCTCGCCGAGGACGTGTCGGCCGACGTGATCATCGAGGCGGCCAACGGCCCGCTCACGCCCGACGCCGACGACGTGCTCGCCGACCGTGACGTCTACGTCGTCCCCGACATCCTGGCAAACGCCGGCGGAGTAACGGTCTCGTACTTCGAGTGGGTGCAGAACCGCCAGCGCTTCGGCTGGACCGAACAGCGGGTCAACGAGGAGCTCGAACGGCTCGTTACGGACGCTTTCGACGCCATGACGACCGCCTACGAGGAGCGCGGCACGCCGAACTTCCGGACTGCGATGTACACCGTCTCGATCCAGCGCGTGCTCGACGCCGCCGAGAAGTCCGGCCTTTTCCCGTGA
- a CDS encoding protein sorting system archaetidylserine decarboxylase translates to MSRWFAPGTWWYALPLLLMAGPFMWVLPSVGAGSAIAGLAVLYFHRDPDRETPAAGYVSPADGTVSVVREEDGRLRVGVFMNVYHVHVNRAPTADAVQETTHVPGAHRPAFSKESDRNERLHVDFPDYRVTLIAGAFARRIHPYVEAGDTVERGERIGHISFGSRVDVLFPPSVTREDLVVERGDSVRAGETVLADP, encoded by the coding sequence ATGTCGCGCTGGTTCGCGCCGGGGACGTGGTGGTACGCGTTGCCGCTGTTGCTCATGGCCGGTCCGTTCATGTGGGTCTTGCCATCGGTTGGAGCCGGATCCGCCATCGCGGGACTCGCAGTCCTGTACTTTCACCGCGATCCCGACCGCGAGACGCCCGCGGCGGGATACGTCTCGCCGGCGGACGGGACAGTTTCAGTCGTCCGCGAGGAAGACGGTCGCCTGCGCGTCGGCGTGTTCATGAACGTCTATCACGTCCACGTCAACCGCGCTCCGACCGCCGACGCGGTGCAGGAGACGACGCACGTGCCCGGCGCTCATCGACCGGCGTTCTCCAAGGAATCGGATCGCAACGAGCGGCTTCACGTCGACTTCCCCGACTACCGCGTCACGCTGATCGCCGGTGCGTTCGCCCGCCGGATCCATCCGTACGTCGAGGCCGGTGACACGGTCGAGCGCGGCGAGCGTATCGGACACATCTCTTTCGGGAGTCGCGTGGACGTGCTGTTCCCGCCGTCAGTGACCCGCGAGGATCTGGTGGTCGAGCGCGGCGACTCAGTCCGGGCCGGCGAAACCGTGCTCGCGGACCCGTAG
- a CDS encoding AAA domain-containing protein, giving the protein MNVRGVVVEVDDPETVSTQYGERELCEVTVRSDRGRSEPTTVTLWGDWVENAEQLEPGMELAVYDAEKRTYQGETQYTTGSDTTVVVEPEFVVDVTDVRAWVQCPRMYYLNKIDGLPLAYPVVKGTIVHEVFGDLLRGRDIDTAVEEQVEAAGLELGLLGRDSDSVAEDVRDHARAIEGWLAQGTLTERDEWRSEMTLISERYGIKGRADAVRRGMPVELKTGKNTRREPRFHDKIQAAAYALILGERAAEETSAASMMGDGGATVDTDTPSALAAAPDTGTLLYTKNAAVDRAEEGGDLSPAKEFSIGSGLLEFVLRARNAIAATEYGTDVPTGYEGDAKCEYCFEQDTCMAVSGRLDQESKAGQVGSPIPERERAYFDRFYRAIEAERRAVHREYAKLWRQGPTERADDDRALVDLQPLGRREIDGGRWELRAAGTGATSKIREGDVVLASDGHPIRGEAELARVERLGGPSPDADSSSDGSASGQEIVVTADEPVELRRLDIYPSELSTDRLLTALHDAVLKQPQSAKDVLFGRRDPEFDCPSETFVDNNPAQDEAVRRAVSAEDFALVHGPPGTGKTYTLAKIVRELVDRGEHVLLSAFTNRAVDNAIEALVEQGFTDVVRVGTESGVREDMQRFRLEQAGDPDELATRLEDAPVVAATTASCGSRVVREQRFDAAVVDEAGQLTEPGTLAATNLADRFVLIGDHRQLPPVVRSEDSGTDGKTGAESGGHPQADLGRSLFERLIEAHPEAGVLLDRQYRMAQRIQAFPSQAFYDGQLRPATGEVASRHVGDLDGVDPSALPERLRGRVAFVDPGGHAHGNTNPEEADAVAQVVEEFASAGVSRDDIGVIAPYRAQVAEIGQRLDDHVAVDTVDRFQGSSKEVIVVSFVATGDLDGPIFEDYRRINVALSRAKRSLVLVGDADALSTDETYAEMVEWAR; this is encoded by the coding sequence GTGAACGTTCGCGGTGTCGTCGTCGAAGTCGACGATCCCGAGACCGTCAGCACGCAGTACGGCGAGCGCGAGCTCTGTGAAGTCACTGTCCGGTCGGACCGCGGCCGCAGCGAACCGACGACGGTGACGCTGTGGGGCGACTGGGTCGAGAACGCCGAGCAACTCGAACCGGGGATGGAGCTGGCCGTCTACGACGCCGAGAAGCGAACCTACCAGGGGGAGACCCAGTACACTACCGGGAGCGACACGACGGTGGTCGTCGAACCCGAGTTCGTCGTGGACGTGACCGACGTCCGCGCGTGGGTGCAGTGCCCGCGGATGTACTACCTCAACAAGATCGACGGGCTCCCGCTGGCCTACCCGGTCGTCAAGGGGACGATCGTCCACGAGGTGTTCGGTGACCTGCTTCGCGGGCGCGATATCGATACCGCAGTCGAGGAGCAGGTCGAGGCCGCCGGGTTAGAACTAGGCCTGCTCGGCCGGGACAGCGACAGTGTCGCCGAGGACGTGCGCGATCACGCCCGCGCCATCGAGGGCTGGCTCGCCCAGGGGACGCTCACGGAGCGAGACGAGTGGCGCTCGGAGATGACCCTGATCAGCGAGCGATACGGCATCAAGGGCCGCGCCGACGCCGTCCGCCGGGGAATGCCGGTCGAACTCAAGACGGGCAAGAACACTCGACGGGAGCCGCGCTTTCACGACAAGATCCAGGCCGCGGCCTACGCGCTGATCCTCGGCGAGCGAGCGGCCGAAGAGACTTCAGCCGCGAGCATGATGGGCGACGGCGGGGCCACGGTGGATACCGACACGCCCTCCGCGCTCGCGGCCGCGCCCGACACCGGAACGCTACTGTACACGAAAAACGCCGCCGTCGACCGGGCCGAGGAAGGCGGTGACCTCTCGCCGGCCAAGGAGTTCTCCATCGGGTCCGGGCTCCTGGAGTTCGTCCTCCGTGCGCGGAACGCGATCGCAGCGACGGAGTACGGGACCGACGTCCCGACGGGCTACGAGGGCGACGCCAAGTGCGAGTACTGTTTCGAGCAGGACACCTGCATGGCCGTTTCCGGGCGGCTCGATCAGGAGTCGAAGGCCGGGCAGGTCGGCAGTCCGATCCCCGAACGGGAGCGGGCGTATTTCGATCGGTTCTACCGGGCGATCGAGGCCGAACGCCGGGCGGTCCACCGCGAGTACGCCAAACTCTGGCGGCAGGGCCCGACCGAACGGGCCGACGACGACCGCGCGCTCGTGGACCTCCAGCCGCTCGGACGCCGCGAGATCGACGGCGGCCGCTGGGAGTTGCGCGCCGCGGGCACGGGCGCGACCTCGAAAATACGGGAAGGCGACGTGGTGCTGGCCAGCGACGGCCACCCGATCCGGGGCGAGGCCGAACTCGCGCGAGTCGAGCGGCTCGGCGGACCGTCGCCGGACGCCGACAGTTCGAGCGACGGGTCGGCGAGCGGTCAGGAGATCGTCGTCACGGCGGACGAACCGGTCGAACTCCGCCGGCTCGACATCTACCCCTCGGAGCTGTCGACCGACCGGCTGTTGACCGCGCTGCACGACGCCGTGCTCAAACAGCCCCAGTCGGCCAAAGACGTGCTCTTCGGCCGACGCGATCCGGAATTCGACTGTCCGTCTGAGACGTTCGTCGACAACAATCCGGCCCAGGACGAGGCCGTTCGGCGGGCGGTCAGCGCGGAGGACTTCGCGCTGGTCCACGGCCCACCCGGCACGGGCAAGACCTACACGCTCGCGAAGATCGTCCGGGAACTCGTCGATCGCGGCGAGCACGTGCTCCTGTCGGCGTTCACCAACCGGGCCGTCGACAACGCGATCGAGGCGCTGGTCGAACAGGGATTCACTGACGTCGTCCGCGTCGGGACCGAGAGCGGTGTCCGCGAGGACATGCAGCGGTTCAGGCTCGAGCAGGCCGGCGACCCGGACGAACTGGCGACCAGGCTCGAAGACGCGCCGGTCGTGGCGGCGACAACGGCCTCGTGTGGTTCGCGTGTCGTTCGCGAGCAGCGCTTCGACGCGGCCGTCGTCGACGAGGCCGGCCAGCTCACCGAACCGGGGACGCTCGCGGCGACGAACCTCGCCGACCGGTTCGTCCTGATCGGCGATCACCGGCAGCTACCCCCGGTCGTGCGATCCGAAGACAGCGGAACGGACGGCAAGACGGGAGCGGAGAGTGGCGGACACCCACAGGCAGACCTCGGACGGTCGCTTTTCGAGCGGCTCATCGAGGCCCACCCGGAGGCCGGCGTCCTGCTCGATCGGCAGTACCGGATGGCCCAGCGCATTCAGGCGTTCCCCTCGCAGGCGTTCTACGACGGACAGCTGCGTCCTGCCACCGGCGAGGTCGCGAGCCGGCACGTCGGCGACCTCGATGGCGTCGACCCGTCCGCACTCCCGGAGCGGCTCCGGGGTCGAGTCGCGTTCGTTGATCCGGGTGGTCACGCTCACGGGAACACCAATCCCGAGGAGGCCGATGCGGTCGCACAGGTCGTCGAGGAGTTCGCCTCGGCCGGCGTCTCCCGGGACGACATCGGCGTCATCGCGCCGTATCGCGCGCAGGTCGCCGAGATCGGTCAGCGACTGGACGACCACGTGGCAGTCGATACCGTCGACCGGTTTCAGGGATCGAGCAAGGAGGTGATCGTCGTCTCGTTCGTCGCCACGGGCGACCTCGACGGACCGATCTTCGAGGATTACCGGCGGATCAACGTCGCGCTCTCGCGCGCGAAGCGGTCGCTGGTTCTGGTTGGGGACGCCGACGCGCTCTCGACGGACGAGACCTACGCCGAGATGGTCGAGTGGGCGCGGTAG